The nucleotide window AAGCACTGTCAACCAAAAGCCGTCTGTCCGTTCTTTTTGTTCCTTGACCACTTTTTTCTTCATAAAATGCGATACAGCAATAAATATTAAATACATTGCACCAATCGCTTGTACTTGCCATACGTCGACAAGAAACGAAATGAGAAACAGTGATCCGAAGCGAAAAATGAATGCACCAGCTAAGCCATAAAATAAAGCTTTCTTACGTTGACCTTCTGGTAAATGTTTTACCATAATTGCGAGTACAAGTGCGTTATCAGCTGCTAAAATGCCCTCTAGCGCAATCAGAATGAGCAATACCCACCCATACTCCAACAAAATTGCAAAATCCATTAACCATTCTCCTCTCATTTTGGCAGGAGGACATAAAAAAGACCTCTGCCACTTTAGTGTTGGCAAAGGTCTTGCTGGACATGTTGGTAAATGTCAACAAAGCCGATGGAAAAATCCATGTAATGACGACTTTGTTACAGAAAGCTAAGCTTTCTGCCGCTACTCCCCTTTGGAGCTATCTTGTTATTTCTATTTTATGAAGGAAGGATGGTTCTGTCAACGATTTATATGAGACAAATATCTCGTTTTTCAGCCGGTTAAGATATCTTCAGAAGGATGCTTAATTTTAACAGGTTTGGATTTCGAAATTGTAAACGCAAGTGTTAAAGGACCAACTTTTCCTGCGAACATCATGAAGGAAATAATGAATTTCCCCATTACAGTTAAATTAAAGGTAAGCCCCATTGTAAGACCTACTGTCCCAAACGCTGAGCATACTTCAAAAATAATGAGAGGAGTAGGTACCTTTTCAGTAATGGTCAGCGCAATAATTCCTGCAAAAATCAAAATGACCGCAACCATCGTAATAGATAGCGCTTTAATAATAGTGCTGTCTTTAATAGATTTTCTAAATACAGAAATTTCCTGCTGTTCTCGTATGAATTTCATAACACCAAGAATCATAATTAAAAATGTGGTGAGTTTAATGCCGCCACCTGTTGAAGCACTACCTGCTCCAATAATCATGAGCACACACATAAATAAGATAGTTGAATCGGATAGCTTGGCGATATCAAGTGTGTTGAAGCCGGCTGTTCTAGTGGTAACAGCTTGAAAATAAGCGCTCATTGTTTTATCAAAAAAAGATAAGCCGCTCATAGCTGCTCCGTTGTATTCTAAGAGTAAAATGAGCACTGTAGCGACAATATTGATGACCAATGTGGAAACCAGCATTAATTTAGAATGAAGACTAAGTTGTTTAAAATTACGTTTTTTCCATACATCAATTAAAACCGTAAAGCCCAGACCACCAATAATAATAAGTGTGGTAATGATCACATTTACAAGCGGACTGTGTACATGGCGCATTAAATTATCGGGCCAGATGGAGAAGCCTGCATTGTTATAAGCGGAAATGGCATGAAAGAAGCTAAAGTACGTCCCCTTTTGCCAACCATAGCGAGGTACCCATTCCAAACACAGCAACACAAACGCAATAAATTCTACCGATAAAGAAAAAATTAGAAGAGCCTTTGCGAGACGAATGACACCACCGATATTGAGTTGATTTAAGGCCTGCTGTAACAAAATGCGATTGTGAAGACCAATTTTTTTACCCAGCATAATAAAAACAATAATTGCAAATGTCATCATACCGAGACCGCCAACTTGAATAAGTGTTAAAATCACGAGTTGACCGAATAGCGTAAAATGTGTGCCTGTATCTACTACGCCAAGGCCGGTTACGGTAAAAGCCGAGATGCAAGTGAATAGGGCATCTACCCAAGCTAACGGCTTTGTTGTAGCAAATGGTAACTTTAATAAAAGAGTGCCCATGCCAGCCAAAACAATAAAGGCTAACGTTAAAAAGCGGGGGGGACTCATATGTACGTTTGCTTTCTTCATAGAAGCCTCCTATGACTATCTAATGGTGATATGCTTTGCTTGATTATCCCTATGCTCCTTATAGTATGCAACGATACGCGGCACTACATCCTTGAAATCAGGACAAGCAATATTTGTGTGTTGTAAGTCGGCAGTGGTTTGATCACATCGATAACGTGCTTTACAAATAAAATAATCTAAAGCTTCTTTTTCAGTCCGTAACAATCTTCGGGCCCGTGGGAAAGAGAGAATACGGCGCATATAAGCTAAGCGAATATGAAACTTTGGTTCACGCCCTAAAAACTCGCGCATAAGCATACGATACACCTCTTTTACTGTATAGGGACGAGGATCGGTCAATTGATATGTTTTGCCAACACCTATTGCATGATGACTTAAATAAGAAGTAGCTTGTATGATAAAGTCTACAGGAACAAAATTACCTTCTGCCAGACCTCTGCCGATATATGGAAGAAGGGGGATGTGCCGCAGGGCATGAAAGACATTTAAAATAAAATAGGGGCCATCAAATTTTGCAGTTTCACCAGTGGTTGAATGGCCTACGACAATGCCAGGACGAATAATTGTAATAGGCAATACTTCTTTCAATTGGTCCACCAAGACTTCAGCTTCATATTTTGTTTGCTCATAAAAGTTTTTAAAGACCTGTCCCATTACGAGCTCTGTTTCAAATATGTCACCTTCCCGCATGCCAGCGACATATGCAGTACTAAAATACGTATAGCGCTGCAGATGATGTAAGGACTGACAAAATGTATTCATATTGGCTGTCCCCTTTACATTCACTTCATATGCAATTTGTTTAGAAATGGCTAGGTCGTACACGGCTGCCAAATGAAATACATGTGTTACGGTTTCGCGAAGCATGGCCAGGGTATCGTGTGAAAGACCTAAATTTTCTTTTGTAATATCACCAGGCAATAACGTATACGATAAACCTTTTGGTACAGCCGCTTCTGCTTTTTTCAACATGGAAGGCAGCACGAGCATATACATATGAGAAACAATGTGGTCCTTTTGGATTTGTGCAACAAGTTGTTTGGCAATAAAACCGGGAAAGCCAGTTAAAAAGTAAGTGTTCATACATTTTCCCCCTTTTCTTCTTAATTATAGGGGGAAGAGAAGAAATCCTCCCTAAATACATATAAATAGAAACCAACATTCTTTTATAAGTTGAAAAACTATATAAATTTTATATACGAAAAACGGGCGGAAAATCCGCCCGTAGCCATAGTTATACAATTAACCGCGCAATTGACTTTGCGCCATCGCAACAAGACGTTTTGTCACTTCTCCGCCAACAGAGCCGTTAGAACGAGCTGCTGTATCAGAGCCAAGATTTACACCAAATTCACTTGCAATTTCGTATTTAAATTGATCAAGCGCTTGTTCAACACCTGGTACTAATAATTTATTTGTACGTGCCATGTTTGGTTCTCCTTTATGCTATGCATTCCAGCGCTGGGCTGGTACTACTAGCATACGAACAATACATGGTAGGCATACGCGGAAGTATCAGGCGAACATGTCAGTTGTTGGATATCTAGTTTAGTTTCATTACAACTGCTATACCAGTCACCACCACTTTCTCAAACTGATTATAGACATTGGTGGTAAGCGTAATCATTTTTTTGTCGTCGCGCTTCTCTGTGACTTCTGCAACGATACGAATAGTATCGCCAATCTTGACTGGCGCTCGGAATGATACTTGCTGTGATAGGTAAATGGTGTTTTTGCCAGGCAATTTCGTGCCGAGGACGGTTGAAATATAGCTTGCAATTAACATGCCATGCGCAATGCGTTCTTTAAACATAGTGTGCTTTGCGAAATCCTCCAATAAATGCACAGGATTCACATCACCTGTTAGTGCTGCGTACGCTTCAATATCTGCATGAGTAATAGTTTTGACAAGTAAGGCCTGCTCGCCAATTGTGATATCAGCATAGGGACGCTCATAAACGTGGGCCGCCTGTTCAAAAATGTTCATGTGTTCCTCCTTTTTATATAGCGAAAGCGCGCTGAGGACGGAATGAAGCGGATGATCTGCACTGTTAAAGAGAAGGGAGAAATTGTTTTGCGCCTTCTTGTGTTTTTCTTAAAAGCTCAAGCTGCATCGTTTTCAGCTCATTCATAAACTGTTCCATCTGTTTTTGAGCCTCTTCGCGTTGTGAATGTTGTTGAGAGAGAACTTGCTTAAAAGCGTCCTCGAGCTGTCCTGCTGTTTGAGCAAGAGCGTTTAGTGAAACCTTAGCAGGAGAAACGGAAGCTTGCTGCATTTGCTGTGATACTTCGTTCCATTTTTTCTGCCATTCTTCAATTTGTGAGGAGAATTGGCCGGCGGCAAATTGCTTCATATATTCCGCATATTGCGCACCTGCTTGCGTTGTATGTTGCTTCATTTCTTGCTCCATCACTTCAAGACCTTGTGCCATTCTTTGCAAGGATTCCTGTTGCTGCTGCATCGCTTCCAGTGTGAACTTCTCCATTTGCTTTCCTGCTGATGCTAGTGAAGTAAGAGAGTGCGACCAATTGTTCCAAAAAGCTTCTACCAGTTCATAAGATTTGTTTTCCATCATTATACAGCCTCCTATTAAGTAATATGCTTACAAAGGTGAAAAGCAGGTTCCTATAGAGCTGAGCGATTGGCTCCGCTTTTCGTGATGTCCAGCTCCAGCGGCTAGGTGCTACGAGCCAAGAACCTCCCCCCATAAAGGCAGAGAGTGCCTTTATGGGGGGAGAACCTTAGCTTCGGCACCTAAGCGAGCCGCTTCCGCTTTTCTATTGTCAATGCAGTTATTCTGCAGGGTGACTTGGTTTGGTTGTTTGGGTTGTTTTGTTTGGGTCTTGGATGTTGGTAAATGGAAAGAATGCATTTGTGTACATGTTGAAGAAGGTGCCGAGCATTTTCTGGTAGTGCGCAAAGGAGCCTGCGCATGCGGAAAGGTATTGTTCGCCGTATTCTGTGATGGAGTAGATACGTTTTGCTGGTCCACCTTCACTTGTATCCCATGTAGAAGAGATTAGGTTTTCTTTTTCAAGCTTTCGAAGTGTGCGATACACATTGCCTTGATCGATAGTAGAAAAGCCCATGTCAATCAGTGTTTGAATGAGCCTGTAACCATGCATGTTCCAATCTTTTAAGCAAAGAAGTACAAAAGGTACAAGAAAGTTCTTGGGTGCGTGTGAACTACCGTCGTCTTTTATTTTCTGTTCATTTGTCATCTTAGTCACCTCATTTTACATAAAGGTATATATTTCTTATATGTGTAATTTACACCTATCTGTTTTCTGCGTCAATAAAAAATTGGGAAAATACAAAAAAATCAAAATACACTTGATATGAAGAGTTAAATATCGGAAAATAAAGAATAGAAAGAATTTTTATTATACATACACAAAAGGGGTGGGAGAATGATGGATCAAAAGTTTGACCCAATGAAAGCTTGGAAGGATGCTTACGATCAAACGGAAAAGTACTGGGGCAAGACATTGAATGAAACGCTCAAAACAGAAGAGTATTCCGCTTGGATGGGTAGTGTGCTGGATATGAATTTATTTTATCAGAAAATGATTAATGATGTAACCAAAGGGTATCTTGAAAAAATGAATATACCTACACAAGAAGATATTGCTCGTGTTGCATCTTTGATTGTAAATTTGGAAAACAAAGTAGATCGCATTGAAGAGTTTCTGGAAGATAAAATTGATGGTTTAGAACAGTCTTCCACATCCAAACGAGATATGACAAAGCTAAAGAGTGATCTCCGTACACTTGAAAACAAAGTGGACAAAATTTTGAATTATTTAGAAAAAGCAACTCAACCGGAAGAGTCGAAGCGTTAAGCTTTTGATTCTATAGATATCTTTGTGAGGAGGAGCAGGTATGGTTCAATTACAGGGCAAAGTAGCAATTGTAACAGGCGGAGCAAAAGGAATCGGAGAAGCGATTACCACGGCTCTTGCAAAAGAAGGTGTAAAAGTAGTTATTAATTACAACAGCAGTCAGGATGCAGCACAAGCTTTGGTGAACAAACTTGTTTTAGAAGGGTGCGAGGCGCACGCAGTACAGGCGGATGTTTCAAAATTGAAAGAGGCTCGTACGCTGATTGATGAAGCGGTAAAGCGCTTTGGTCAAGTGGATATTGTCATCAATAATGCAGGTATCACAAGAGATCGTACATTCAAGAAATTAAGCCGCGAAGATTGGGACCGCGTTATTGATGTGAATCTTAGTAGCCTTTATAACACGACAAGTGCTGTTCTTCCTTACATTACTGAATCGGAGGCTGGGCGCATCATTAACATCTCTTCCATTATCGGTCAATCTGGCGGATTTGGACAAACTAACTATGCCGCAGCAAAAGCAGGTATGGTTGGTTTCACAAAATCACTTGCGCTTGAGCTGGCTCGTACGAATGTAACAGTAAATGCAATTTGCCCAGGTTTTATCGACACGGAAATGGTGGCCGAGGTACCAGAGGCAGTGCGTGAGCAAATCGTTGCAAAAATACCGAAAAAGCGCTTTGGTGTACCTGAGGAGATTGCAAAAGGTGTGCTATATCTATGCCGTGATGGTGCCTATGTAACAGGACAACAGTTGAACATCAATGGTGGCTTGTATATGTAATACATAAGAAGAGGTGCATTTGCACTTCTTTTTTCAGAGGGGGATAAAAAATGGCGACATTACTGGAAGAATGGGAAAAGCAATTGGAATTATATCCTGCAGAGTATAAGCAGGCATATAAACGCTTAAAACGTGCAGGTGACGTATTATGGCGTGATCCAGAGCCACAGGTAGGGTTAACACCGAAACAAGTCATTTGGACCAAAAACAAGTCAAAGTTATACCGGTATATTCCAAAGAAAGAGAAAACGCATCGTGTACCGCTATTATTGGTATATGCATTAATCAACAAGCCGTATATCATGGATTTAACACCCGGGAATAGCTTGGTTGAATATCTAGTAGATCGAGGATTTGATGTATATCTGCTGGATTGGGGTACGTTTGGCCCGGAAGATCATACGCTGCAATTTGATGATTTCGTAATGGATTATATTGCAAAAGCGGTAAAAAAGGTGCTTCGAACATCAGGAGCAAGTGAAATCTCAATACTTGGCTATTGTATGGGTGGAACGCTTACATCTATTTATGCGGCACTTCATCCGCACATGCCGATTCGAAATCTTATCTTTATGACAAGTCCATTTGACTTTTCTGATACGGGCTTATATGGACCACTTTTAGATGAGAAGTATTTTAATCTTGATAAAGCAGTTGACACATATGGTAACATTCCACCAGAAATGATTGATTTTGGTAATAAAATGCTAAAGCCGATTACGAACTTCGCAGGACCATATATCTCTTTATTAGACCGTTCTGACAATCAACGCTTTGTAGAGAGCTGGAAGCTGGTACAAAAATGGGTAGCGGATGGCATTCCGTTTCCAGGTGAGTCCTACAGACAATGGATTCGTGACTTTTACCAGCAAAATAAGCTTGTTCAAGGCAAACTGGAAATACGAGGTCAAAAGGTGCGTTTAGAAAACATTAAAGCGAGCGTACTGAATATTTCTGCCGATCGTGATCATATTGCAATGCCATGCCAGGTACAAGCATTACACGAGCATATCTCCAGCAAGGATGCTGAGTATGTTTGCTTGCCGACGGGGCATATGTCTGTTGTATACGGTGGTACGGCACTTAAGAAAACATATCCAACAATTGGTGATTGGCTTTTAAAACGATCTAAGTAAACAGCCTGCTTTTGCAGGCTGTTTTTTATAGATTTAATCTGTAATACCATATTGCGGATGCATAAATAGTTCAGGACCATTATCAACGCGTTTTTCTTCAAGCAATTCCTGATTTTCCTCAGAAGTCCAACCGATATCATTCGTAGGATGAATCCATTCTTCCCCGGCCATTATGGCAGGGTCTATTTCGTCACTCCAGTTGTTTAAGGGACTATTAGCGGAATTGTACAGGCTGTCTCCAATCATTACCCCATACTCATTCACAAATGGTTCTTCCATTGTAATACCCGTTCCTTTAAACGAGGGAAAGTTCATTTGATGCGGAATGGTTTCATCTAAAATAGGGGAGGGTACTTGTTCTTTTTTCATCACAAATGACTCCTTGTCTATATGAGAATATTGTATGTCTTATGTTAGAAAGAGCAAGTGCTTACCAGCTTTTTCTTCTTATCATTTTTATTATTCCACACATACTAAAAACCAAATCATTTTATAGGGGGATATTATTATGGCAAAACGTAAAGTGGCGTATCAACCGGCGACTAATCATAATAAAACACCAAAAGAAAGCCTACCGGATGCAGAATTTGCGGTGGAATATGCAAATGAAGATGTGAACAAATATGCCAACCGCAACTCTAAAAAGGGAAAGCAACACTAAAAAAGCTGAGGTGCACCGCCTCAGCTTTTTACTGCTTCATTCATACCATATAGTTCACATTGCTGTGTTTTCGGATTAAAGTATGCAGCAACAATAGAAGGTGTTTGGATAATGTTGCCGGTACGCATAAATGTTTCAAAATCAAAGCCTATCGGTTCCACGATAATATGCTTGTTTGCATCTTTCTCAGACAAGCCTAGAGTAGCAAAGGAATCTCCAAATCGAATAGGCTGTTCTGCAATCATATGGTATAACTCTGTTAATTCTTGCTTGGATAGGCGTTCATCCCACCAAGGCTTACGAGGACGATGCTTATGGTGACGTAAATAGTCAAGTTTCATTAAGTCCTTAATAACCGGCGTTTGCGGCACTTCCATCTCATCCAGGAATTGATAGAGGCGTTTAAATAGGTCCTCAAGTTGATGTCCAATGCGTGCCCATCCTTGTTCATCCCAGTAGCTACCAAAGTCTTGGAAGAAATCAAACGGCGTTGCGAACACTTCATTAACTAAGTATTCTACCGTATAATCCATTCTGTGGGCATTCCAGTACTTCTCCAGCACATCCTCAACTTGTTTGATGCGAATAATATCAGAAAACGGTAAAATGTTATTGCCCAATATTTCATACGGCGCACGATCCATATATATATAGTTATGATCTTTTGCACGTAGACGCAAGCCAGTACCGCGCAACATTTTCAAAAAGCCAAGCTGCAATTCTTCAGGGCGCATCGCAAATACATCGTTAAAAGTCTTTTTAAAGGAATCATAATTTTCTTCGGGAAGGCCAGCAATTAAATCTAAGTGCTGGTCAATCTTCCCTCCATCTTTTACCATTGTAACTGTACGAGATAGTTTTTCGAAGTTTTGACGACGCATAACGAGCTCGTTTGTGCGATCATTTGTTGATTGTACGCCGATTTCAAAGCGGAATAGACCTGCCGGGGCATTGTCATTCAAGAATTGAATCACTTCAGGACGCATAATATCCGCTGTAATTTCAAATTGAAACACAGTGCCAGGCACATGCTCATCAATTAAGAATTGAAACATATCCATTGCATAGCTACGACTGATGTTAAATGTACGATCGACAAATTTAATCACCCGGGCACCGTTTGCCATTAAATAGCGAATATCATCTTTAATACGTTCACGGTCAAAATAGCGTACACCAACTTCAATAGAAGATAAGCAAAATTGACAGCTAAACGGACAGCCGCGACTTGTTTCTATATATGTGATACGTTTGCCAAGGTGCGGGATATCTTCCGGAAAGCGGTACGGAGATGGAAGTTCGTTTAATTTCAGCTTTTCTCGTTGCGGTTTCATAATAAATTTGCCATTCTGTAAAAAGGCGATACCATCTAGCGTTTCGTATTGCTTGGCACCTTGTATCTCAAGCAATAAATTTTTAACGGCAGCTTCTCCTTCACCGATAATAATGAAATCAAGCTCTGGGACACGCTCTAGCCATTCTCTTACATCGTAGGACACTTCGGGACCGCCTGCAAATAAGATTAGGTCAGGATTAATTTTTTTTAGCATTTTCATGACTTGTATGGTTTCTTCAATGTTCCAAATATAACAGCTAAAACCAATTACATCTGGGTTTCGTCTGTACAAGTCTGTTACAATATTCATAGCAGGATCTTTAATCGTATATTCCGCCATATCTATATCAAATTCGGGTGCGGCATAAGCTTTAATGTAACGGATTGCCAAATTGGTATGAATATATTTTGCATTCAAAGTACTCATGATTACGTTCATTTTATCAACCTCGACTCTAATTTTAGTCATAACTTCTAGTATAGGCACTTCAAAACAAAAATACAATGGAAATTGCATATACACAACTTTTTGTACACTTTTCTAAACCTACATCATATACTTTACTAAGAGAAAAAAAGTTGACTAAAGGAAAGAAGGGACGAGAATGAGCCAGCGCACACAATTCAAGCTTGCTTTGTACACAAGTGTACTGCAGAAGCTGCAAATTATTAGTAAGGGAGAAAAGCAGGATATTGTAAAAAACAATGTGTCGAAACCAGCTCATTGAGAGCTGGTTTCGACACATTGTTTTTTAGGAAATAAATGTCTTCCTGGGCAGAAACATTATTGACAAAAGAGCGCTATATATGTGATAATTCAATTAAATTTTAAGAATTATCAAAAAACTTATTGTTTATATAAACACATATTATGCGGAGGTGAAAGTATGTTGTTTTTTTTAAGAACATGGAAAGATTTGAGCGAGATTAAAACAGAGCTAGCACTTCGAGATTGGTTTTACGGGACGAAAATTAGTTTATCCATGCGGGCATCTAACGAGCCTATAACGTTTATTATCAATGCAGAAGGTAAAGATAAAGGACTCTATAATGAAGAAGATTTTGTGGTTGTAAATGTAGCGTGTGAGCCTGTGTTTGCAGGCACGCCGGCTGAAGAAGCTTGTTTGCATGCAGCGGTGTATAAAAATACAATTGCAGGATGTGTATTACAAGTACAAACGGTAGATTGTCATCTTGTTTCGGAGATTTATGGCGAGCAAAAAGAAGTTACATTTGAACAAAAAAATGTAGCCCGTGTATTTGGAAGAGATGGCATTGAATCCTTAAAAATACCAATTGTAGAGCATGAGCAAGCATTTCTTACTTTATTAGAAGAACAACCGCAATCTGATCGCGGGGCTGTACTTGTGGAAAACTACGGCTTAGTTGTATGGGCGCAAAAGCCGCACGAAACAAAGAAGTGGCTAGAAGGGTTAGAATATTTGATGAACTATCAT belongs to Ectobacillus sp. JY-23 and includes:
- the phaP gene encoding polyhydroxyalkanoic acid inclusion protein PhaP codes for the protein MENKSYELVEAFWNNWSHSLTSLASAGKQMEKFTLEAMQQQQESLQRMAQGLEVMEQEMKQHTTQAGAQYAEYMKQFAAGQFSSQIEEWQKKWNEVSQQMQQASVSPAKVSLNALAQTAGQLEDAFKQVLSQQHSQREEAQKQMEQFMNELKTMQLELLRKTQEGAKQFLPSL
- a CDS encoding class II aldolase/adducin family protein, which produces MLFFLRTWKDLSEIKTELALRDWFYGTKISLSMRASNEPITFIINAEGKDKGLYNEEDFVVVNVACEPVFAGTPAEEACLHAAVYKNTIAGCVLQVQTVDCHLVSEIYGEQKEVTFEQKNVARVFGRDGIESLKIPIVEHEQAFLTLLEEQPQSDRGAVLVENYGLVVWAQKPHETKKWLEGLEYLMNYHVKLLMIKGARSSVI
- the phbB gene encoding acetoacetyl-CoA reductase → MVQLQGKVAIVTGGAKGIGEAITTALAKEGVKVVINYNSSQDAAQALVNKLVLEGCEAHAVQADVSKLKEARTLIDEAVKRFGQVDIVINNAGITRDRTFKKLSREDWDRVIDVNLSSLYNTTSAVLPYITESEAGRIINISSIIGQSGGFGQTNYAAAKAGMVGFTKSLALELARTNVTVNAICPGFIDTEMVAEVPEAVREQIVAKIPKKRFGVPEEIAKGVLYLCRDGAYVTGQQLNINGGLYM
- a CDS encoding SDR family oxidoreductase: MNTYFLTGFPGFIAKQLVAQIQKDHIVSHMYMLVLPSMLKKAEAAVPKGLSYTLLPGDITKENLGLSHDTLAMLRETVTHVFHLAAVYDLAISKQIAYEVNVKGTANMNTFCQSLHHLQRYTYFSTAYVAGMREGDIFETELVMGQVFKNFYEQTKYEAEVLVDQLKEVLPITIIRPGIVVGHSTTGETAKFDGPYFILNVFHALRHIPLLPYIGRGLAEGNFVPVDFIIQATSYLSHHAIGVGKTYQLTDPRPYTVKEVYRMLMREFLGREPKFHIRLAYMRRILSFPRARRLLRTEKEALDYFICKARYRCDQTTADLQHTNIACPDFKDVVPRIVAYYKEHRDNQAKHITIR
- a CDS encoding DUF3905 domain-containing protein, with protein sequence MMKKEQVPSPILDETIPHQMNFPSFKGTGITMEEPFVNEYGVMIGDSLYNSANSPLNNWSDEIDPAIMAGEEWIHPTNDIGWTSEENQELLEEKRVDNGPELFMHPQYGITD
- a CDS encoding alpha/beta-type small acid-soluble spore protein yields the protein MARTNKLLVPGVEQALDQFKYEIASEFGVNLGSDTAARSNGSVGGEVTKRLVAMAQSQLRG
- the phaC gene encoding class III poly(R)-hydroxyalkanoic acid synthase subunit PhaC; the encoded protein is MATLLEEWEKQLELYPAEYKQAYKRLKRAGDVLWRDPEPQVGLTPKQVIWTKNKSKLYRYIPKKEKTHRVPLLLVYALINKPYIMDLTPGNSLVEYLVDRGFDVYLLDWGTFGPEDHTLQFDDFVMDYIAKAVKKVLRTSGASEISILGYCMGGTLTSIYAALHPHMPIRNLIFMTSPFDFSDTGLYGPLLDEKYFNLDKAVDTYGNIPPEMIDFGNKMLKPITNFAGPYISLLDRSDNQRFVESWKLVQKWVADGIPFPGESYRQWIRDFYQQNKLVQGKLEIRGQKVRLENIKASVLNISADRDHIAMPCQVQALHEHISSKDAEYVCLPTGHMSVVYGGTALKKTYPTIGDWLLKRSK
- the phaR gene encoding polyhydroxyalkanoic acid synthase subunit PhaR; the encoded protein is MMDQKFDPMKAWKDAYDQTEKYWGKTLNETLKTEEYSAWMGSVLDMNLFYQKMINDVTKGYLEKMNIPTQEDIARVASLIVNLENKVDRIEEFLEDKIDGLEQSSTSKRDMTKLKSDLRTLENKVDKILNYLEKATQPEESKR
- a CDS encoding MaoC family dehydratase; amino-acid sequence: MNIFEQAAHVYERPYADITIGEQALLVKTITHADIEAYAALTGDVNPVHLLEDFAKHTMFKERIAHGMLIASYISTVLGTKLPGKNTIYLSQQVSFRAPVKIGDTIRIVAEVTEKRDDKKMITLTTNVYNQFEKVVVTGIAVVMKLN
- a CDS encoding B12-binding domain-containing radical SAM protein, with translation MNVIMSTLNAKYIHTNLAIRYIKAYAAPEFDIDMAEYTIKDPAMNIVTDLYRRNPDVIGFSCYIWNIEETIQVMKMLKKINPDLILFAGGPEVSYDVREWLERVPELDFIIIGEGEAAVKNLLLEIQGAKQYETLDGIAFLQNGKFIMKPQREKLKLNELPSPYRFPEDIPHLGKRITYIETSRGCPFSCQFCLSSIEVGVRYFDRERIKDDIRYLMANGARVIKFVDRTFNISRSYAMDMFQFLIDEHVPGTVFQFEITADIMRPEVIQFLNDNAPAGLFRFEIGVQSTNDRTNELVMRRQNFEKLSRTVTMVKDGGKIDQHLDLIAGLPEENYDSFKKTFNDVFAMRPEELQLGFLKMLRGTGLRLRAKDHNYIYMDRAPYEILGNNILPFSDIIRIKQVEDVLEKYWNAHRMDYTVEYLVNEVFATPFDFFQDFGSYWDEQGWARIGHQLEDLFKRLYQFLDEMEVPQTPVIKDLMKLDYLRHHKHRPRKPWWDERLSKQELTELYHMIAEQPIRFGDSFATLGLSEKDANKHIIVEPIGFDFETFMRTGNIIQTPSIVAAYFNPKTQQCELYGMNEAVKS
- a CDS encoding TrkH family potassium uptake protein translates to MKKANVHMSPPRFLTLAFIVLAGMGTLLLKLPFATTKPLAWVDALFTCISAFTVTGLGVVDTGTHFTLFGQLVILTLIQVGGLGMMTFAIIVFIMLGKKIGLHNRILLQQALNQLNIGGVIRLAKALLIFSLSVEFIAFVLLCLEWVPRYGWQKGTYFSFFHAISAYNNAGFSIWPDNLMRHVHSPLVNVIITTLIIIGGLGFTVLIDVWKKRNFKQLSLHSKLMLVSTLVINIVATVLILLLEYNGAAMSGLSFFDKTMSAYFQAVTTRTAGFNTLDIAKLSDSTILFMCVLMIIGAGSASTGGGIKLTTFLIMILGVMKFIREQQEISVFRKSIKDSTIIKALSITMVAVILIFAGIIALTITEKVPTPLIIFEVCSAFGTVGLTMGLTFNLTVMGKFIISFMMFAGKVGPLTLAFTISKSKPVKIKHPSEDILTG
- the phaQ gene encoding poly-beta-hydroxybutyrate-responsive repressor; protein product: MTNEQKIKDDGSSHAPKNFLVPFVLLCLKDWNMHGYRLIQTLIDMGFSTIDQGNVYRTLRKLEKENLISSTWDTSEGGPAKRIYSITEYGEQYLSACAGSFAHYQKMLGTFFNMYTNAFFPFTNIQDPNKTTQTTKPSHPAE